From the genome of Medicago truncatula cultivar Jemalong A17 chromosome 2, MtrunA17r5.0-ANR, whole genome shotgun sequence:
ATTGAAAGGGCACTGATACAGTTGAAGTCATAATCATCGACTTGTACAATGACAAAGAAGTGCAGTGGAGTGGAGAAGCCttcaagaagatgaaaaaactaaaaattctTATAATTAGAAGTGCACGTTTTTTTAGAGGTCCTCAAAAACTACCAAATAGTTTGAGAGTTTTAGACTGGAGTGGATATCCATCACAATCTTTGCCAATTGATTTCAATCCTAAGAAGCTTAATATACTTAGCCTACATGAAAGTTACCTTATATCGTTCAAACCGATCAAGGTATGTATTTTTCAACGCGTTCAACAGTCTTATAATATAATGTGCGTTTCCAGTAAAAAATCtcataatttcatttcattgttttcaTGGTTTGTAGGTGTTTGAGTCCTTGAGCTTTCTGGATTTTGAAGGATGCAAGTTATTAACCGAGCTACCTAGCTTATCTGGACTATTAAATTTGGGGGCACTGTGTCTTGACGATTGCACTAATTTAATCACGATTCATAAGTCGGTTGGTTTTCTCAATAAACTCGTGTTATTGAGTACTCAAAGATGCAACGAACTAGAAGTTTTGGTGCCCAACATCAATCTGCCATCTCTAGAGATTCTAGATATGAGGGGTTGTTCGTGTCTCAAGAGCTTCCCTGAAGTATTGGGAGTAATGGAGAATATAAGAGATGTTTATTTAGACCAAACTTCCATAGATAAGTTGCCATTTTCAATTAGAAATCTTGTTGGCCTCCGACGATTGTTCTTGAGGGAATGCATGAGCCTAACTCAGCTAACGGATAGTATTCGTATATTGCCGAAACTCGAGATATTAACGGCTTATGGTTGTAGAGGATTTCAATTGTTTGAGAGTAAAGAAAAAGTGGGTTCAGAAGTGTTTCCTAAAGCCATGCTTGTTTATAAAGAAGGAAGCGCAGAATTGCTTGATATGTCCTCTCTTAACATATGCCCCGATAATGTCATAGAAGTAATTAGTACTTCAATTCTTGATGGTAATGTTGTATTAATGAGAAAAGGGATTGCTAAAGGGAGAGGAAATTGGTATCGACATGAAAGCAACGAATCATCCTTACGATTTTGGTTTCAAAATAAATTCCCCAGGATAGCTCTGTGTTGTGCTGTAGAACCTCCTGTGTGTAAAGACAATATGTTGTTGGATTTCAATTTAAGTGTTCTCATCAATGGCACTAAGCAATTCACTTCTTCATGCAACTACATGTTTTCTGCTGAAAAATTAACTGAACAAGTTCTTATGTGTGATTTAGTATGCAAAGTGGAAAGATCGTATTTAGAGCATGAATGGAATCAAGTAGatatttcatatgaatttaaATACTCTATGCCATGTGGCTCTAAAAGAATAATGGCTACCCAGGAGATGACCACAACAAGAAATCCAAGTTGGTCCTTCATTTATGCCTATGAAGAAGATAACAAAGTGGGTATCAGATTTCTCTCCCAGTTTGTGGAATGGGTAGAGCAGCACAGAAGAAATATAGCATATTATTGGTTTGGTTCAGTACTTTACACAAGGTTTGTTTGTGAATTTAGAAatgattaattaagtaaatgatcttataaatattaagaattttgtttagtctataaaaaaaattcgcATCTTTTAGTCCCCGTAAAATTTTCCGTCAGCATCATTTTAAGTatgttaaagaaaaatattacagAGGTTAAAAGTGCAAATTTGGTCTTAGGaactaaaaatgaatttatgaatatttatatagacatttacttaattaatccaTTGAAAAATAACTGGATTTTGACAtgctttaattaattaattaattaattttttgaaaacatcTGTTTAAGTATTGAAATCtacaagaatatatatatatatatatatatatatatatatatatatacactttatgtggtcacatttataaacaaaaaacaactttttaaattcattgaataattattatatctGGTCACTTTTATAGACCAAATATAATATGTAAATAGTGTGTTATAcgtaatatataatataactaaTATTCAATCACATATTATACTTATCTTTCTCAGATCTTTCTCTCCATTGGTCGAAAAAGAGAGATCTATCTTTCCcgaactaaaattaaaattatttaatttaatggtcGAAGAGATAGAGGGACCAGCGATTGGGATCGATCTCGGAACCACATACTCATGCGTAGGTGTATGTCAACATGACCGTGTTGAAATCATCGCCAACAACCAAGGTAACAGAACCACACCATCTTACGTTGCCTTTACCGACTCTGACTGTCTCATTGGTGATACTGCTAAGAATCAAGTTGCCTCGAACCCTATCAACACCGTCTTTGATGCTAAGAGGTTGATTGGCCGTAGATTCAGCGATGCCTCTGTTCAGAGGGATATGAAGTTGTGGCCTTTTAAGATGATTTCTGGCCCGGATGAAAAGCCATTGATTGGTGTTAACAACTTTGGTGAAGATAAGCAATTTGCCCCAGAAGAGATCTCATCCATGATACTCTGGAAGATGCGTGAGATTGCTGAGGCCTACGTTGGCTCTGCCATTAGGAATGCTGTTGTTACTGTCCCTGTTTACTTTAATGATTCTCAGAGACAAATTACTAAGGATGCAGCTGTTTTTGCTGGTCTTAATGTCATGGATATTATCGATGAGCCCACTGCTGCAGCCATTGCTTATGGTTTTGACATGACCAGCGTTGGAGAGAAGAATGTCTTAATCTTTGACCTTGGTGGTGGGACTTTTGATGTCTCTTTGCTAACTTTTGAAGAGAGTGACGTTGAGGTTAAAGTTATATCCGGAGACACCCATCTTGGAGGTGAGGATTTTAATAACAGAATGGTGAACCACTTTGTTCAAGAGTTCAAGAGAAAGAACAAGAAGGACATCAGTGGCAACCCAAGAGCTCTTATGAGGTTGAGGACTGCTTGTGAGAAGGCCAAGAGAACTCTATCATTTACTGTCCAAACCACCATTGAAATTGATTGTCTATTCGAGGGAATTGATTTCTGCTCCCCCATTACTCGTGCCACATTTGAAAAGCTCAACATGGATCTCTTTAGGAAATGTATGGAGCAAGTTGAGAAATGTTTGAGAAATGCTAGGATGGACAAAACAAGTGTCCATGATGTTGTCCTTGTAGGAGGTTCTACCAGAATTCCAAAGGTTCAACAATTATTGCAGGATTTCTTTAACGGAAAGGAGCTATGCAATAGCATTAATCCCGACGAGGCTGTTGCGTGTGGTGCTGCAGTTTACGCTGCAATCTTGAGTGGTGAGTACAAAAGAAGTGTCCATGATGTTGTCCTTGTAGGAGGTTCTTCTTTTGTTAagattgttttgatttgttttatatTGATTAAGATCTGTTTGTTCACTTTGCAGGTTGTTGATGGCTTCTTAATTCTTTCTCTTTTCCCTGTTCTTTTTTGTGAAATGAGTATTGTTTTTCCTATAATCATGTTATCAATGCGAAATATCAACCCAACTTTGCTGATATCTAATCTCTGCTGGTGAACCTGGCTCGCCACCTCTCCCAACCGCATTTTTCTCATACACATTGGTCGAACATGAGACCTTGTTTAAGAGACCAGAGTCTAGTTAATGTCAATTTGTTTATTCTAATACATTAACAAGTGTATATTGTGGAAgctttgtatttttgttaaatttttgtcttttagGGTGTGATAGGTAGGTGCATGCTTaatgatgttgatgaatttgaaatggtTTTGTTGATAACATTTTGGTTACAATTTACAAGGAATTTACGgttcatttattttaatggaTTTGAGACGTATGCAactttttttgatattttttgaaataaattgaaatGTCTTTCTGGATGGACACTTAAACTCTGATTCGTAAGAAAATTTAAGCTGTCCCCTGTTCTCACTTGTGTGGTGCTACAAATTGTTCATGAATCTATTTATATGACCTCAAgaaaatttgagttttattgtatcatattatataatatttaaatatcatCATCAATGTTCACAAGGGATAACCTTGGCACaaccagtggcggatcttgagttaATTTGTTGAGTTaattataaaatgttttaaaGGAGCAAGAGTAAGTGGGTTCGAATCCCCTCAAGaacttttcttttaaatacaatATGCTATGATAGAAGATTAAACATGTAAAAAGAAGATGGCTAGGTGTTGAACCGGTGAGCTAGAGCAATTTACGATACCCAATTTCCACTGCAGCAGCTCAATTCTGGTTGTTATTATACTTCTAATATAGTATATAAGGAAACTTTGGGGGATACCATGACACATGTCTGCCCCCAAAGAGATCCGCCCCTGGGcacaactggtaaagttgttgtcatgcgactggaaggtcacgggttcaagtcctcgaaacaacctcttgtgtaaaaatcagggtaaggctgcgtacaatacaccaaatggtggaaCCCCTTCCCGAATCCTGCGTATGTGGAAGCTTTAGTGCACTGGGTTGCCCTTTTTTAGCACATTAATTCAGAAATGCGATTAATATCACAGGTTTCATGAAACATTTATCAAGGGCATGTTAGGAAAAAGTAACGAATACTTCATTGATATTGCAGAACAGCATATAACATGagacaatttcttttttgttaaaatgacttataatatGGGACAGAGGATGTGAAGctttattcattcaaaatccatgagagattattttctttttcttgaatgGGACTTGACATTTACTAGACTGAGATCCGCATGTTGCGCAAATGCAAAATATTTAAGTCATAGGAGATGGTTAGAATGCCGTACAAAAAAGGGAGAATAGAATGAGAGAGTAGCAATGAAATATTGATAGTGACACAGGGATATATTTGACAATGTTATAGTGCATCTGTACTATGGTGAGATGTCAACTAAATAGTTTCTGAGtatgttttaatatattataaacgGATAAATATATTTGGCAATTTTATAGTGCATCTGTACTATGAAAAGTGTTAAGAATCAAGTTTGCCTATTCATAATTAGGGTTAGAATGATATCTGGATATTTGAATTACAAACCAAACTGATTAAATGTTTTGTACATGTTCTACAGACTATTTATAAATAGAGGTGTCTGCCAAATTCATCAAGAAGAATGCaaacaattttgatataaaCGGATTGCAACTCTTTCTTCAAAATATGAATAACTTACGTTATGACATTTTCCACTGTTGGAACTCCAGACTATATTGCTCCAGAAGTGTTACTGaaaaagggttatggcttgGAGTGCGACTGGTTTGTTgatattctttttcatttgcTTGAGCTGCATCTccttattttatgttttggtaGCTTTCCCATATTCGTTGACACTACAGATTGTGCATGGATTTTTATATCTTTTGCTCTGACTTGGTTCAATTACGTTGAAATTGTGATATTCGTTGTAATCGTCTTAATAGGTTGAACAACCAATGCCAGCTCGATCTGGATCCGGACCCATCAGAAAGGTAAAATTCTATTTACTTGCATGAAGATTAAGATTTTTCAGGAAAAAATAGTCAATCATCCTGTCTTAGCTATTCGCTTTTTTGCATCATTCTGTTTAGATTGCAATATTCATTTCCTCTAGATATATAAACAATTATAATAGCTGCATGAATGAGTATGTCTCCATTGAACTTACGCACAACATTAATCATCGTATAAATCAATAATCATTGGCTTTATGCATCTTTAGATTGATTcataagtatttatttatttttcttcactaTTGAATTCACCAGTTCTAGTTTTTTACCCTGATACAAAATTTCCAGGCTAAATATAAGTTGATTGATTTTGTAGTACATACAATAACTCTTATGTTTCTTGTATCCTTTTTGTCTACAGATGCTTTTTACTCAAGATCTCAGTTTTGTTGGCTATACATATAGGAATTTTGCAGCTGTCAAAGGGAAGCGTCATTCTATTGGTAAGTACTTTCCGCATAAAGGATAAtatgttactattttttattttatttttattaacacATTTTGATCTTTTGATGCCACATATTATGAATCTATAATGCTGTATTTCAACTTTTTATCGCCgatttccattttctttttgtacATGAGATCAGTTTAAAGTTATTTGCCACGGAAAATGCTGAAATTTATGAAAGATATTGCACAAAAATGTCACGAATATGTCGTGATATTTTTAACCTTTATAACCCTTTGTGTTTTCCATCAAAGCAGTGACTTAATAGGTTAATCGTTTTTGTACACTTTCCGTAAACCTTTCTTTTGTTCTAAATAGTTACAAGTTAGGCTCATCGCTAAATGTTACAGCAAAAACAGGACTTTCCATCTATATAATTTCTTTgcattataaaatatatattttgatcatCCAAAGCTATACTTCACATATTATTCTTGGTGCTCCCCATGTATAGCTGTCCGTAATTGTCGGTTAATgtcatcaaattggtccttaaGTAGACGAAATTGATTGCATTGCTCGACATATATGTGTCAATCTGATGTAACCTATTGTTAAAAGTTAAGAATCTTTAGATATTTGTTTAACTGTACAACTTCCTAGATTGATTGTTATTACTCCTAGAGTATTCAACTTCCTAGGCTAGTGCTTACTAATTAAGCATTCAATGCACTTATTGTAAAACCATTATAAATACAATAGTGTGATCTCATTACGGAGAGAGTTTACTCAGATTTTACATATTTTACACCTATAATGGTGTGGACTAAGGTGATCGTGCTAAACTTTTGTAGACTAGAATGCATGTTCATTCTGCTTAATATTAACATCTTCATTCACACTTGTGTTATATCAGTCTTTGCTTTTAGtctctatttttgttttgttttatactCGAAGCATAAGAAAATTAGCATTTAGTCCTTTTTTGGCTTTaatctttcaaatatttgtctATGTTGGAATTCGTCCTTGTATACTCCATATGATTAGGTGCTAAGATCAATAAGGTCTACATAATACAAGACTTTAACCAACATGAACTAGAATTAAAATaacaaggaccaaaaacaaaattgtgtatGTATCAGGGActagaacactatggcgtcatttgTTCCATGTAGCCGAACCAACTttgtgggataaggcttggttgttgttgttgttgtatcaGGGActagaaaaacaaattacaaagacTAGAggtgaaattgaaatatttaaggATATCTATGCGCCTATCACGATATTTAAATACCTTCTGGATATTTCAGTTAATACATTTCTTTATCCTTTATGGCTAATGATATTGTACCACTTTTTTTTGGACTTGATACAGAAAAGGGAAGCGTGTCACCACGATCATCAGTCGACTCGACACACAGTAATAAAACCTTTTTCAGCTTTGATAACTACTTATATGTCTATTCAGTTATGGGACTCTAACCAACCAGTTTTGTTCTAGGTGATTCTGTAATAAACTATTCCACCTGATACTCAATGGACATCACCAAAGCATAGGTGGTTGCACCCTATGGTGCTTGTGAAGAGTGACCTAACCTTATTGTAATGTACATTATGACCTTCTCGTGTTGCAAATAGATGGAGATTCACCTTCTTCGATGATGGTGTCTTTTCGCCTTAGTTTCAGTGGCGGAAAGTGCTTTGGTACAGTGGCGATGAGTCTTTATGGTGGAACGAAAGGTGTCTGCAGACACGTTAGCTCTCCAATGCTCAAATCAGTGTAGGAAATGAGATGGAATCTGTGAAAAGTGTGGAAAAAGTGAATCATACCTTGGGGTGAAGCTAAGTCACCCTTAAATAGGCGTGTATGAGAATAACCGTCTCTGTAAAGTGCGGCGCTTCATCAGGAGGCCGTTGGGAGATGTGTAAGGTGTCTGATGCACGGAGACGTGCTTAGGTGGAGTGGCGTGCACCAAAGTTAGGGTGTTTGTCCAAGTGACACGTGTTGCTCCGGCGTGTTACTTGTCCACGTGTCAGCGTTGGATTGGATTTATAGCGGGTCCAGAACAATATATAAAGAGAGATAATTAGGATCTGTTGACAACAGGTGTCACCAAATCCCAAGGGttgtttcaatttaatttaaaggCTTCAATTTATTCATTTCACAATGTCACCTGACACTTTCATCGTTCTTTTTAcactttcatcattttttttacactctctccccttttattttgaaaatccaCCACTGTCAAAATAAAGGAATATATAAAGAATGATGAATAATTGAGTGTAATTGTTGATTTTAAAGttcaatataacattaattatttatttttccatagtACCATTAACTACTTATTAAAGGGAGAAACAACCTTAGAGCGCTTAGACGAGATGACACGCGTCTCTTCTAATTTAACCAAGGTCCTGAGTTCGAATCCAGCCTTGGGCATGCAACAACGTTAAAATTCTTAGGGAAAGTTTGCTGCCCATTTGAGTCCCACAAGGCTCCATTCTTGAGGAGAGTTTGCCGTCCATTTAGGTCCATAAGGCTCAAGAGATTAGTATTTGCAAGGGAGAAATAGACTGAATAGGATAGTAAATGATCAAATGTAATATaggtaaaatataaataacagtAAAAAGGAAGTACAATAATTTAACAAAGTAAAGTGTTAACTGATGAGTAAACCACTAAATTGATCCATGTATTTTTAAGTCACTTTCAAATTAGTCACCaactctattaatatttcaaaatagtctttgatcACAAGCTGTTTTATTTTTCTCGTCCTGCGACAAATCAGCCACCAAGTTtgcaaaatcggccaccgatttttcACGAGACAAAAGTATCCAAAACCAGGTCAGAATCGGCCTTCGTGTGGTacaaatcggccaccgattttgaCAGATATAATGCACATTTTTGAGTCACTTTTCAACATATACCATTGATCATAACTTCATAAGATAGGAGTATGTGCCAATTGCAATTGCCAAAcaatttatttactattttagtcaaacgaattttcacttttgaggAATCAACATTGAATTATGAAATGTTGAAATGATATAAACATTGAATTATGATCCATGTGTGCTGTTTTGATAAACATGTTGCCTTTAGTTAATTAAACTTGTCCAATAAAGCATAGACTCTTGAACATGGATCCTAGCTTAGAGCTAATTGATTCACATTTCAAAGATTCATGCTTGTGTTCTTCTTGCACAACGTCAAATGAAATGTTTCATAGTCTTTCCATTCGTTTCTCttaatcttatcattttttgtgGATATATTTTTAGAGGCACCACTCTCTTGATTCGCCCAAGGCATCCAAATTTAAAGGGTCGGCCCTGATCTTACCTTTTCCTATTTATCTCTTaaagtctatttttttttaatgatggtTCACTAATAGGAGATTCATGGCACAATTCATTACTGGACTTGGCTTCAAATGACCACTTTAAGAGCATGAGTGACTCTAATATGTAAACATTGTGTTACATAATATCCTAAATGTTTTATATGATAAGTCTTTGTCCATATTTGATCCAACAAGAAAATATAAGTTCACTAATGTGCAACTAAAATAGTAATTATAGTAGTCTTTTGTGATCGTATTCTATTTCATGTTAGTGTTGTCAaaggaaaaatatcattttcttatAGTAGTTTTATACTAtcttccaagaaagaacttggTTAATGCCATCATAGGATGATGTTAATTTAACATTTGGAAATCCACTTGACCACCATTTGTATCAGTTTCTGTTGCAATTTGACTCAAAAATTGGAGTTTGGAGAAAGTGAAGAATCATGACACGATTCTTATGGTGTGTCACGATTTCTGAGGCAGAATGTAAGGTTGATCCTGGaggcaaatcgtgacacgatttaggggttttttgaagtaattcacgaagaaatcatgcaaatcgatAAATCAAGAACATCTTAAAAAATGCACTGAATATGCCTAGGGCATGCTATATGCTTGCCGATCATCTTAAATGTGAGGGGAGCAAGcgtaattttatttgttttaatgaGTTTAGCCCGCGTTCTTTGCCCAAACCTAGTTAGAAATCTCCACTATAAATACTAGTCTTCCTCATTCAGaatttctcgttcagaactgTGGCAGTTCAAGAGGAATGCAACTTTAGAGCTTCGGGAGAGAATctatattttcctttattttctagggtatgtttttatctttagtaatttgtttttagttaccatgtgtaactaaatctttttaggttagaattctaagatgaacctctgtctctgtttatttttgttggatatttatttaatattatatgtcgtttattatatttattcttttgttcgcTATTAAGTTCCTGATTCAGTTATTTATTTCAAAGGAGTGTAACCCTATATTAGGTACTTAGGTTATGACAGGGCCTAACGTtgttattactatctttatagCATTATGCTAGTAACTATCTGTCTAGGAAGTAAGTGATTATTAACTAGAAAGTTGACCTTAGTAGTAACtacttaggaggtgacattactaaGACTGAGTAGTAACGTTGCTTAACCTAGGATGTAATTGGTTAGTAAATAGGTAAACAAGCGTCTTCGGGGAATAAGACTTTATCgaacctgtaacaccccgttaacccaacaatataaatataataataaatcagagtttatcaccaaaacgggcatgctacattgtgttataccctgattttggacctaaaaatactcgttccttttttaaaaaactgatatttgtcaattctctgttattttactctgaatctttactctctttttaaacgtattttactgcctctgtcttttctaacattacaagtcatttaagaaccctctgaaacgtcgcattacttttcttgcattttatttcaaaaaatcatacaaaagggtattttggtcatttcctgcagtggaacccattttagtccctgtgtttgcctctgagtcttttcaatttgtctgtacaaatcattgttgagtctttgtttaaaaattatttcaaaaattgcatctgagtcagtttgagtcagtttagtccctaggggcattttggtcttttcctgtcaaaatttcggcagagaggtattttaaaatacctcatttttgtagctggttcattttagtccttttgttgattttatttttggtttcactttacgttttgtccaatttaccaattttagtccaattttatttttattgcattttagtccctgaaacagtttctaaaattgcattttagtccaatactttttaaaattgcatttttaagtcctttttcataattgcagattagtccttttattttttcctttttgcagCAAGGTCCTTAAGTCCAATTACAGGTGTCCCTCtttcattgggtctcaagcacacttggcagcctataaaaggcgcaattactgtacaagtcagaatcagaatccattcatcacacgccacatcacaaacactttccaacttcaaagatcaaaactcaacaatttccagaaatcacgaagaacaccaagaacactcaaaccctaaccgtttccaaattccaccagaatcaacacaaatcaacacaaaacaTCACAAATCAGT
Proteins encoded in this window:
- the LOC11441632 gene encoding TMV resistance protein N; the protein is MTQASLSVSSSLTYDVFISFRGIDTRNNFTRDLYDSLDQNGIHTFFDEKQIQKGEQITPALFQAIQQSRIFIVVFSNNYASSTFCLNELALILDCSNTHGRLLLPVFYDVDPSQVRHQSGAYGEALKKQEERFCDDKDKVQKWRDALCQAANVSGWHFQHGSQSEYKFIGNIVEEVTKKINRTPLHVADNPVALESPVLEVASLLGIGSHEGANMVGIYGTGGVGKSTLARAVYNNQISDQFDGVCFLDDIRENAINHGLVQLQETLLSEILCEKDIRVGNVNRGISIIKRRLQRKKVLLVLDDVDKAKQIQVLAGGHDWFGSGSKIIITTRDKHLLAIHEILNIYEVKQLNHEKSLELFNWHAFRNRKMDPCYSDISNRAVSYAHGLPLALEVIGSHLFGKRLDVWKSALDKYERILHEDIHEVLKISYDDLDEDDKGIFLDIACFYNSDEMSYAKEMLYLHGFSAENGIQVLTDKSLIKIDGNGCVRMHDLVQDMGREIVRQESTLEPGKRSRLWSDDDIIHVLEENTGTDTVEVIIIDLYNDKEVQWSGEAFKKMKKLKILIIRSARFFRGPQKLPNSLRVLDWSGYPSQSLPIDFNPKKLNILSLHESYLISFKPIKVFESLSFLDFEGCKLLTELPSLSGLLNLGALCLDDCTNLITIHKSVGFLNKLVLLSTQRCNELEVLVPNINLPSLEILDMRGCSCLKSFPEVLGVMENIRDVYLDQTSIDKLPFSIRNLVGLRRLFLRECMSLTQLTDSIRILPKLEILTAYGCRGFQLFESKEKVGSEVFPKAMLVYKEGSAELLDMSSLNICPDNVIEVISTSILDGNVVLMRKGIAKGRGNWYRHESNESSLRFWFQNKFPRIALCCAVEPPVCKDNMLLDFNLSVLINGTKQFTSSCNYMFSAEKLTEQVLMCDLVCKVERSYLEHEWNQVDISYEFKYSMPCGSKRIMATQEMTTTRNPSWSFIYAYEEDNKVGIRFLSQFVEWVEQHRRNIAYYWFGSVLYTRSFSPLVEKERSIFPELKLKLFNLMVEEIEGPAIGIDLGTTYSCVGVCQHDRVEIIANNQGNRTTPSYVAFTDSDCLIGDTAKNQVASNPINTVFDAKRLIGRRFSDASVQRDMKLWPFKMISGPDEKPLIGVNNFGEDKQFAPEEISSMILWKMREIAEAYVGSAIRNAVVTVPVYFNDSQRQITKDAAVFAGLNVMDIIDEPTAAAIAYGFDMTSVGEKNVLIFDLGGGTFDVSLLTFEESDVEVKVISGDTHLGGEDFNNRMVNHFVQEFKRKNKKDISGNPRALMRLRTACEKAKRTLSFTVQTTIEIDCLFEGIDFCSPITRATFEKLNMDLFRKCMEQVEKCLRNARMDKTSVHDVVLVGGSTRIPKVQQLLQDFFNGKELCNSINPDEAVACGAAVYAAILSGC